A window of Paenibacillus phoenicis genomic DNA:
CGTTTCGGACTGGAGAAGGGAATAAAGTGAATCAGATAATTGAGTTACGACTTCGGACATTAGACCAGCCCTCCTGTACAGTGTTACATCGGATTTCTGCTCAATACGCTTCAGCTATCCTTAAGTCAATTGTATTATAGCATGCGGCAAAACTTGCATTCAATCGTCAGTTCACCTGTCCGTCGTCCGTCTCCCCGCTATTTGCCTGCGCGGAACTTGCCTTCCCGGCGAGCTGATCCTTCAGCGCCTGCTTGGCCGCTTCCAGTTCATCCTGGTGCAAGTAGACGTACGGGCTCTTCCAATCCCCGGTCACTGGCACGAATGCCACATTCTCCTTAGAAATGTTCCAATACGCTTGAATGATATTTTTCATTTGCTGCGATTCCAGGTCGGTCTCCATATTCTTTCCGACGGATTCGATCACTTTGCCGGCCCCCATGACACCGTTCAGCGACTTCGCTTGGTCGATCAGGGCGTGCAGCACTTCATTCTGCCGGCGGTTACGGTCGAAATCATCCGAACCCTTCGTCTGCGGCTTGCAGTTCGATTTGCGGTAGCGCACGTAGCCTAACGCATCTTCCCCGTTCAGGTGCTGCTCGCCTTTCTTCAGGTTGATGTTCGTACCGTCCGCCGTATCGCGGTAACACATGTCGGCATCCACATTGACGTCAACGCCGCCCAGCGCATCCACCACATCGCGGAACCCTTGGAAATTCAGCACCGTCACATAATCGATATTGATACCAAAAAACTTGCCCATCATCGTTTTCATTTCCTGTGTGGCGGGAATCCCTGTTTTCTTCTCAGCCGCCAGGAAGTTCGGATAGTACGCGTTGAGCTTGTTCGTCTTATATCCGTCCAATTCCAGCTTGGTATCGCGCGGAAGAGAGACGACCGTTGCCGATTTGGTATCGGGATTCATCGCGATGACCATCATCACGTCACTCAGATGGGTGCCGGTCTGCGGACGGTAATCCGTCCCAAGCAACAGCATCGTAATCGGCTTCACCTTGGCGGATTTCTCAGGTGCTACTTTGTCTGGAGTCCCCGTTGCATCGATCACCTGATCCGCGGTATAGAATAAATACCCTGCATAAAGGCCAACCCCGATTACCCCGAGGATGAGGAGCGTCAGGACGGTTTTGAAGAACCGTTTCAGGCCGCCGGATTTTCTTTTTCGAGTGGAGCCCGCTTTTGCACCTTTTGTCGATCCTCTTTGGCTTTGCCCCCGTGGAGGTAAGCCGCTGCGGTTAGAACTCATGAACTTAAACACCTTATTTCTGTAAAAATGTTGTCGCATTCATTAAGACGTACCGAGCTTCGGAAAAGTTACCGGTTAGAAAGCGGAGGCAAATTATGCCGATTTATCGCTTGACGGCGAACCCGTCTTGTTCTCCTTGTTCCGTCGACCCTCGACAAAATAACGAATCCGCACCATCAGCATCAAAACGACAGCCACCAGCAAACATTGAATGATCGGCAGCTTGTCAATTTGGAAGATGAGCAGCAGGAAGGAGCCCAGCGCCATAAGGAGGTACAGAATAATCTCTTTAAACAGCGGCAGCTTCTGCTGTGCACGGAACACTTTATTGTAAACATAAATGATCAGCACGAAGATCAGCACGTAGGAAATGATCGGATGGCTGGCAAACCAAGCCTGCATAACGAACCCCTCCTTCAAATGGCAACCTTATTCCTAATTATAGGTTGGCTTCCGCCATTTTGCGATGTTTTTCTGCCCGTTCCCGTTCGCTCTTGTTCAAAATCTTCTTACGCAAGCGAACCGATTTTGGCGTAATTTCACAATATTCGTCGTCATTCAAATATTCCAGCGCTTGTTCCAACGAGAAGAGCCGCGGGGTCTTCATCTTCACCGTTTCGTCCTTCGTGGCGGAGCGCACGTTTGTCAGTTGTTTTTCCTTACAAATATTCACCACAATATCGTTATCGCGGGTATGCTCCCCGACGATCATGCCTTCATAAACTTCCGTTCCCGGTTCCACGAACAGAATCCCGCGATCCTCAATGGACAAGATCCCGTAGAGGGTGGAAACGCCGTTTTCACTGGAAACAAGCACGCCTTCATGACGTCCGCCAACCTGTCCGCCAACGAATGGACCATAGCTGTCGAACGCGTGATTCATAACGCCGTAACCGCGAGTCAACGTAAGGAAATGCGTCCGATACCCGATCAGGCCGCGGGCTGGAATCAAGAACTCCAAGCGAACCTGGCCGTTACCGTTGTTAACCATATTCACCATTTCCGCTTTGCGGGAACCCAAGCTTTCCATGACTGCGCCCATGCTTTCTTCCGGCACGTCGATCAGCAGGCGTTCGATCGGTTCCATTTTCACGCCGTCGATTTCCCGTACGATGACCTCAGGCTTAGATACCTGCAGCTCGTACCCTTCACGGCGCATGTTCTCGATCAGAATGCCCAGGTGAAGCTCACCACGGCCAGATACGATAAATGCGTCCGGGCTGTCCGTCTCATCCACGCGCAAGGAAACGTCAGTTTCCAGCTCTTTAAACAGGCGCTCGCGCAGTTTACGGGAAGTCACCCATTTGCCTTCGCGTCCTGCAAACGGGCTGTTATTAACGAGGAACGTCATTTGCAGCGTTGGTTCATCGATCTTCAAGACCGGCAAGGCTTCCGGGTGATTTGGATCGGCGATCGTTTCCCCGATATTGATGTCCTTGATCCCGGCAACAGCGACGATGTCCCCGGCTCCGGCTTCTTCGATTTCCACGCGGCGCAGGCCCTGGAAGCCAAACAGCTTCTCGATACGAGCGGTCTTCTTGCCGCCGTCGCGCGTCATCACCGCCACAGATTGACCTTGGCGAATCACGCCGCGGTTCACACGGCCGATGGCGATCCGGCCCAAGTATTCGTTATAGTCCATCAACGTCACGAGGAATTGCAGCGGCTCGTCAACGTTCTCCGTAGGCGCCGGAATATGGTCGATGATCGTTTCGTAAAGCGCCAGCATATTGTCATCCTGCTTCTCTGGATCCAAGCTGGATGTACCGTTTAACGCGGAGGCGTAAACGACCGGGAAGTCCAGCTGATCCTCACTGGCTTCCAACTCGATAAACAGATCCAGCACCTCATCGATCACTTCGGCCGGACGTGCAGCCGGGCGGTCGATTTTGTTCACCACGACGATTGGCGTCAGGTGATGCTCCAGCGCTTTACGAAGCACGAATTTCGTCTGCGGCATGCAACCTTCGTAAGCATCAACTACGAGCAGCACGCCGTCGACCATTTTCATAATCCGTTCCACTTCCCCGCCGAAGTCGGCGTGTCCCGGAGTATCTACGATATTAATCAAATAGTCCTTGTACGTAATGGCAGTATTTTTCGCCAAAATGGTAATCCCGCGTTCCCGCTCCAAATCGTTGGAGTCCATGGCCCGCTCTTGCACCGCTTCGTTCTCCCGGAAAATCCCGGATTGCTGCAGCAGCTTGTCGACGAGCGTCGTTTTCCCGTGGTCAACGTGGGCAATAATCGCAATATTGCGAATTTGTTTTCTATCATGCATAGGTTTGTCTCCAGATCCTTTCGTCTCTATAGATTATTGAGATGGTTTTATAAAATACAATTTGCACTTCGAACAGGAATTAGTTTACAAGACCAAGTGCAGCCTCATCCACCACAAAACAAAGCGTCGACTTAAATGCCGACGCTTGACATATCCCTTATATTATACGTGAAATCTTGAAATTTTCAAGAATTATCCCTGTGACTCACCAAGATCTCCGGCGGTTGCCCCGGCCAGCGATCAACCAAATCCCGGCAACGATCAGAACAATAGCTAAGAAATAAACGATCGTCGAAGCAAACAACGTCCAGCCAAGCAAGAGGAGTGATATCGCTCCCAATATCATGGCGGCGATGAATATTCCGTTCTGGCGCTGAGGCGCGAAATAACCATATTCAAACAAACCGACGGCAACGCCTAGGAAGAAGATCGGCCAGGTGTATTTCAATGTTTGCCATCCGCCGATGACCCCGGTAAAAAATACGAGGCTGTATACGACCAGAATGGCTCCGGGAAGCAGCAGTTCCGCAGGGCCTTTCCGCCAGAAATGCCATACGTGAAGCAAGATCCCAGGGATCAGCAGCAGCAGCGGCCAAAGCGCTCTTCCAAGAAAGCTGAAAAACCCTAATTTACCGAGCAGGATAATCACTCCGGCAGCGAGGATCAAGACGCCTGTCATGAGTTTGTTGTTGTCGGACATATCCATCACACACCTTCCAGAAGACAATGAGGGACAAGACGTTGCAAATTACGACATCCCCTTCACTTCCAGTTTATATGAATTCTGCCCAAAAAACCACTCGGCCTAAGGCGGGGGCCTGATGTTTTTTTCGGATGGTGTGGATGGAACTGCTGAGTGCGGTTAACCGCGCCCGGCGTTACATTTTCGCAGCCAGCCGAACATAATAACGACCGCGGCGGTTCCCGCCGGTACGACTCGTGCCAATGCGGGAGCGGCCGCCGCAAGCGCCGGTCCAAGCTGCGGATCCTGCAGCAGCATTTCTCCGGCAGTGTATCCGAGGATGCCTGCACCGGCATAAACGAGGAGCGGCAGACGCTGCAGCCAATCGGCGATCAGGTTGCTGCCCCAGACCACGATCGGAATGCTGATGGCGATCCCGATCACAAGAATCGACACATCGCCCTCTGCCAGCGCGGCGATCGCCAGTACATTATCCAAGCTCATAATAAAATCGGCGGCAAGAATCGTCTGCACCGCCTTCCACAATGAGCTTGCGCCCGCCACGCGGGAGTGTTCCTCCTGCGGCAGCAGCAGCTTTACGGCAATAGCAGCCAGCAGTACGCCGCCTGCCGCATGAATAAACGGGATTTTCAACAGTAACACGGCTACCCAGGTCAAGACGCAGCGCAGCAGTATGGCTCCCAGCGCTCCCCACCATACCGCCCGCTTACGTTGTTTAAGCGGCAAATTCTTGCTCGCCATAGCTATAACAACGGCGTTATCGCCGCTGAGTACGAGATTGATGATTAATATTTCCGATAACAGCAGCAAATGTTCCAAGCTTATCCCTCCCCCCTACAACTTGTATGAGGGATGTAGCCAAGCTATGCCACTTTAAAAAACAACTCTGGACAAATGAATCCTTTTAGAGATTTAATACGTATATACGTCTATAGAGGAAGTGACATAACGTGGACTTATTTAGCGCTGCTTTTTTCTCGCCCTGATCAATATCATTTTTATCGATCTCATTTTGGCGGGTGATAATGCAATCGTCATCGGGATGGCGGCAAGAAAACTGCCCCACTCGGTCCAGAAGAAAGCCATTTTATACGGTACCATCGGTGCCGTGGTACTAAGGATCGCCGCAACGCTGATCGTCGTATGGCTGTTGCAAATCCCCTGGCTGCTGGCGGTAGGCGGATTGATGCTGGTCTTTATCGCCTACAAGGTGCTGGCGGATGAAGGCGGCCATGACAACATCGAAGCGAAGGATAAGCTATGGCCGGCGATCCGTACGATTATCATTGCCGACGCCGCCATGGGACTCGACAATGTCATCGCCGTAGCGGGGGCGTCCAAGCAGCACATGGTGCTGGTGGTGATCGGCCTGCTGATCAGCGTCCCGATCGTTGTTTGGGGTAGTACCTTGTTTATTAAACTGTTGGACAAGTTCCCTTGGATCGCATATCTTGGCGCTGCAGTACTTGCCTACACAGCCGCCAATATGATTACGGAGGAACGCCATTTCGCGCATTTCTTCGAGGAGAACCCGTCTCTTCGTTATCTGCTGATCGCCATTGTGATCGCCGGCGTGCTGTTGGCGGGTTACATGAAGAAGCGCCAGCAGCGCAAAGAAACCGAAGGAGCTCAGACCCATCCGGCAACCCGGTAGAAAAAAGCAAAACCCGCATGCGGCCATTTGAATTTGGCCCGGGCGGGTTTTCTCTTTAGGGTTAGAACCAACTTTCCTGAACGACGTTGTCCGCGTTATCCCGTCGCTTGATGCTGCGCCCGGGGCGGATAAAGATCGTTTCCGTATCCTCTACGGCTTTGTCAATCATCTCATCCAAATTCTCCAACGAACGCTCAACGTTCTCCAGGACCCTCAGATTCGGGTTGGTTGCTGGAGATTTCGGAACAAATAACGTGCAACAATCTTCATAAGGCAAAATCGACAAGTCGTACGTGCCAATCTGCTGCGCCATCGCAATGATATCCACCTTGTCGGTCATCACCAAAGGCCGCAGGATCGGGAGATTGGTTACGCGTCCGATCGCATTCATGCTGGACAACGTTTGGCTGGCTACCTGGCCCAAGCTGTCTCCGGTGACTAGAGCCAAGGCGCCATTCCGTTCCGCCAGCTTCGTGGCAATGCGCAGCATCGCTCTTCGCATCATCGTGATGATCAAGTTATCCTGACCAGTCTGTGCCAGCTTGGTTTGAATTTCGGTAAACGGCACAAGGTGCAGCTTGATGAAGCCGGAATATTGAGCTAACACGTTGGCTAAATCAATGACCTTTTGCTCCGCTTTTTTACTGGTAAATGGATAGCTGTGGAAATGAACGCATTCGATTTCCAATCCGCGCCGCAGCGCCGACCAACCGGCAACAGGGCTGTCGATCCCTCCGGACAACAGCAGCATGGCTTTGCCGTTTGAACCGAGCGGGAACCCTCCCGCTCCCGGTATCACTTCGCAGAACAGATACGTGCCCTGCTCCCGAATCTCTACGCGCAGCTCCAGTTCAGGATGATGGACATCCACCCGAAGCTCGGGGCAGGCGTTCAGGATCGGGTTGCTGACCAGCTTGTTCATTTCCTGCGACGAGTGGGGGAACGGCTTCCATATCCGGCGGGCGGTAACTTTAAACTTCGTTCCCGGGGCTGGCCCCAGCTCCTTAATGAAATCGACCGCGGTCTGAAGGATATCCTCCAGACGGGACGGTACAACCTTGATGGGAGACATCGAAGTGACGCCAAACACGTTCTTCAGCGCCGCGATCATCGGTTCAAGCGGCTCTCCGTTTATGGCAATAAAGATTCTTCCGTATTCTTTGATGACTTCCGCCCGGGGGAAGTCATGCATCAGCGCTTTGACATGGTTGTGGATCACTTTCTCGAAGCGCGAGCGGTTTCGCCCCTTGAGGGTAATTTCTCCAAAACGGAGCAGCAGCATATCATATTCCATTTTAACATTTCTCTCCTATCGTAAAACCTGCAGCCGCTTAACACATTGCTTTAACGCGGCGAGCAAGGCGTCAATGTCTCGTTCTTCATGTTCTTCGCCCAGACTGATCCGAATGCCGGACGAGGCCACTTCCTTGGATTTGCCCATGGCCAGCAGGATGCGGCTCGGTTCACTTCGCTTGGAAGAACAAGCCGAGCGGGTGGATACGAAAAATCCTTCTTCCTCCAGCATGTGCAGCAACGCTTCGGCTTTCATCCCCGGATAAGAAAAATGCACGATGTGCGGCGCTCCTTGCGCCGGGGAATTGATCGTCAGCTCTGGCAGCTCTGCAAGCCCATGCATTAGACGCTCACGTAAGCCATACAGCTTGGCTGCCCGAGTCTCGCGGCCTTCCTTCGCCAGACGCAACGCCTTGGCGAAAGCCACGATATAAGGGATGTTCTCCGTACCTGAACGGTAGCCCCCCTCCTGTCCGCCGCCTGCCAGCAGCGGCGCAAGCCGGAGCCCCTCACGGACGTACAGCAGACCAACTCCTTTGGGTCCTCTTAGTTTGTGCGCAGACAGGCTGTATAAATCAATTCCGCTGTCAGCCAAGGACAAGGGCAGCTTTCCAAAGCCCTGAACGCCGTCCACATGGAACAGCACCCGAGGCGCAACCGCTTTAAGCATCCGGCCGATTTCCCCCACCGGCTGTACGGTCCCGGTTTCATTGTTGACATGCATGACCGACACCAGTACGGTGTCTGGACGCAACGCTTCCCGCACCTGTTCGACAGTCACGCCTCCATCCTCGTCAACCGGAAGAATGGTCGTCTCCCAGCCCCAAGTGGCCAACTGCTTGACACTCTCGAACACGGAGGGATGCTCCGTTGCCGTCGTGATCAAATGCTTGCCCCGCTCAGTAAACTGAAGGGCGACCCCTTTAATGGCCATATTGTTGCTTTCTGTCGCCCCGCCGGTAAACACGATTTCCCGCGACTGAACTCCCAGAGCAGCGGCGCTTACCTCTCTCGCTTTGTCCAGCAGCTTCGCACTCTCTTCGCCCAGCCGGTGTAACGAAGACGGGTTCCCATAGTGCCGTGCCATAACTTCTGCAACAGTCTTGGTGACGTCCTCGTAGGGCGGGGTCGTCGCCGCATGGTCGAAATAGATCATTATTTTCACCTTCATCTCAAAAAAGATCAAATGAAAAACGCGTATACCCGAAATCACCGCGATCGGAGCGTTTTCCCTTTGATCTTTCGAATCATGTACTACTCAATTTTTATAACCAATTAAGCCTCGTATTTCGCTTGCGCTCGCATAATCTTGGCAATATAGCCCTGCGTCTCCTGCGGCAGCAAATGGAACTTCTCCATCAGTTGCTCATCGTTGCTGATTCCCAGCCGCTGCAGTCTGCCCGGTCCGGCATTGTAGGCCGCAAGAGCCGTTTTGATATCCCCGCCGTAACGGTGGATTTGATAAGACAAATATTTGGTGCCTCCGTCGATATTCTGCGCCGGATCAAACGGATCGCTGACCCCCAGCCCTTTCGCCGTAGCGTCCATCAACTGCATCAGACCTTTGGCACCGGCGGACGATACCGCCTGCGGATTAAAGGACGACTCCGTGGCAATCACCGCTTTGATCAGGCTTTCCGGCACTCCATATCGCGCACTAGCCTGGGCAATCAAAGACTGCAAATCGGCTATACCCTCCGACTCCTGCCCCGGGACATCCCCTACCGTCTCTGCCGCAGCGGCCGTCAAGTAATTGGGAAGCATCTCTGCGAAGACTCCGTCCAACGATTCCCCAGAGTCAATACCAGCAGAATACAGATACCCTTGAAGCGACGCTAACAAAGATTGAGTATCGGCATTGGATTCGGTCTCAGGTGACGATTTCTCGCCCTGTTCCGCCAACATCAACTCCTGAAGCAATATATCAAACAACGAGCCGTCCGTATCACCGGTTACCCGCTCAGATGACGATTGTTGCAAGTTTAATGGGTTTAAAGACTGAAGCTGAATCAGCTGTTCCACCGTTCGCGGATCGATTTGCATGCGTTATAAGCTCCTTATCGAGGAATAACTAGTTCAATGCCTATATTTTACACGCAATCCGCGACTCATACCACCCTTTTTCGATAAAAGCTGCAGAAAAGAAAAGGCCAACGCCCTAAAGATGACGTTAGCCGATTGATATGACGGTCATGATTCCATCGCCACCAGCAGCCCCATCGGACGACTGTTAGCGGGTAAACGGCATCAGTACAAAGTAGCTTAACGTGGATACGAGCCCTAGGCCGATCGCCCAAGCTCCGGATGTTTTGTTGCCTTGGCTGTAGGCATAGAAGCCCATAACCGCAGCCAGCGGACCTAGAATAATCGACCATAAGAACAACGAGGCGATCCCTAAACCAACGCCGACGTAACCTACGGTACGTCCCGCCGTATTGGCGTTATCCGCAAGTTCGTTCCGGGAGGCATCGTGAGGTTCTTCGGATCTTTCACTGCGGACCACGTTACCGCTGAACGTCCCGGCCGGCGTGACCTCGGCCGCATACTCCTCACGGTGCTCACGATTTACTTTACGCGGATAGTCGGTGCGGCTCTTTTCGGCCGATTTTTTGTGGGGTTTGTCTGCTTTGGTATCCGTCATCTGAAGCACCTCCTTGAAATGTGTTTTCCTTACGACGATTTGGACTTAGGTTTAAACGTATGGCAGCAAGTGGAAGCGGACGATGAAGCGGTATCTCGGTGTTCCGTATCAAACGTTTCGCCGGCGAACTCTGCCGAATAACGGCTCTTCGCATGCTGATCGACATCGATCATAATGACGTCGGCATTGCACACGTTTTTCTCTCCCCAATAGGTGCAGTTGGATACGCTACATTTAACTATGGGTTTTTCCCCATTTGGCATATTGATCACCTCGCGTATCATTTTCTCCCCGGCCTGATTCCCTTATGCGCCGCACAATTAGCAAATCGTTCCCAAAAATAAAAAGATGCCGTGATCGCGGCATCTTGTCGTTTCATTTCATCCATCATTTATTTGGCGGAACGGTTTAATCGTAATTGGGTTAAATAATCGCTTTCATAATAATTTAGATCGTCCCGCAATTCCTCAAAAATCCCCGTGATATCCAGCACGATGTCGCGCGCCGCGCGAACCGGCTTCTTACGGAATCGAATGGCATCCTGCCCGGTATAAGCGTATCTGCCATCTTCGGAATAGCTTTCATTTTTAGGATAGAAGAAGTTATTAACGCAGTCATGGTACACATGGTATAGCACTTTCTCAGCAGCTTCGTCGTCAAAGGTTCCGCGACGGAGGGCAACGCCCAGCTTCTCGTAGCAAACCTCACTGAACACAAGCAGGTGACGCAGATCTGACAAAAATCCTTGGTAAAACAATACTCTGTCTTCGTCTTGGCCTTCCATAAGCTGCGGCAGAGAATGTTGGTTCAAGAACGTTTCAAGCTTCTCCACCGCTTGTTTTAATTTCTCTCGAGTGGTTTCACACAGCTGCCTGATGTTATTGGCTTGTGGCATGCGAACAATTCTCCTTCACCTGTAATGATCGGTATAGTCATTATCGAAATTATCGTAACACAATTTTACAGAATACGGTATCCCTCAAGAATAAAATCAGAGACATCACCTCACGCTATGGCTATGGACATTGGACACATGTTAAAGTCCAGCGGTATGATGTCAAGCTGTTGATTTAATCGAATTGGAAATTTCCCGTGCCTGTTGAGCGCGGAGTCACGAAAAAAGGGCGCATCAAACCAAACCCAGCCAAAAACCATGTCAGATACCAGATTTTTACTGGGAATTCGTGAAGGACTAAGGCAAAGGAGGCGTTAATCCTTGGCGCTATTCACCTTCCTTCGAGGCGTGTAGAGTTGGCCGCTGCGTAGCAGCACATCGACCAGACGCACGAGTTTTCTTGCCGTTAAGACGAGGGCGCGTTTGTGTTGATTCTTGGGCACTTCGTGATACTTCTTCCGGTAATATTCACCGAATTCTTCATCGCGCATCCTAACCGAGTTGGCAGCTTCAACGAGGTAGTAGCGCAGGAATCGGTTGCCGGATTTGATGCGGGCGGTGTCCTCCGCCTCGAAGACGCCGGACTGGTGCCTGCGCCACGTCAGACCCGCGTACTTGGCGACGGCGGCTTGATCCTTGAACCGTTCAATATCGCCGAGTTCGCCGAGCAGACCGGCTGCATAGACTTTGCCGATGCCGGGCACTGACAGCAAGCACTGAGCGCCTTGAATGCCGTCGAGGACCCGCTCGATCGCTTTGTCGAGATCCTTGAGCTGCTTCTGGATGCTGCGGATGGATTCGATGGAGGTGCCGAGCACCAGGTCAATCGAATCCTCCACGACCTTGGACAGCCGATAGGAGGCGCGGGCAGCTTGCTGAATGCAGCGGGCGACCCGCTCGGGATCGGGGAAACGATTGCGTCCCTTGTCCCGCAGATAGTCGGCCAGATCGGCCACGTCCATCTCGGCGATGTCATCGAGGCTGAACTTCTCGGAGAGCATCTCCATGAGCGCATGGCCAAACACGGAGCTGTCGACCTCGGTTGTAAACGCATTGCACTTGTAGAACAGGTTCTGCAAGAAGTACTGCTTCTCGCGAGCCAAGTTATGGACCAAGTGGAAACGCATGCGCGTGAGGCGTTGAAGGGCGACATACTGCTCCTGCATGACGATGGTGGTCGTCAGGCGGCCGAAGCGCAGGCGATCCGCAATGACCCAGGCGTCGAGCCGGTCGGTCTTGTCCATATCCGCATAGGCTTCTCTGAACTTGCTGATGAGCTTGGGGTTCAAGGTGAACACCTTGGCCTTGCGCTCTCGAAGCGCTGGATCCTGATGCAGGTACATGGCAGGGTGCCAGCTGTAGACGGAAGTGGCTTCCAAGCCGATGTGAATCTCGGTGACGGCCAACTTGTCCGCTGCAGCGACGATTTGGTCACGCAAGTGCGAGGCGCCATTCAAATTGTTTTTGACGGTGAGTGTCTCAAGCTTGTCACCGTCAGCGTTCATGAAACACGCTTCGAGCTCTTGCGAGCTCACGTCAATACCGACAAAAAGCTTCAAGTGAAATTCCTCCTTTCGCTAGGGATTCAGGGAATGGACGCTCCGGGATGCCTCCGGCGCACGCGCAGATCTATCACCCTCGCGTATGAGGACACACTTCGGGCCATGAGCTGCCCCGGATCTGCTAAAACCGGGCATGGGATGCCGAAGGGAACAGCCAGCGGGTAAGAAGCTCAGACGCGTACCGGAGAAACAGACTTAAGGAGTAGACGATGCTACTGGAGGCAGAAGGATTTCCCCGAATGGACCCTACGTTCCATTGTCCAGAGGCATACCGGAAAGTCCAGTCCCTGATAGAATTTTCAAAGAACAAGCTGAAAATTTGGAGGCTGTTTTCCATCCCCCGGGGGGATGGAAATGAACCTAAAAGAGCTTTTTAAAGATACTATACGAGGAGGTTAACTGATGAACTGGCGCAGATGGACCGCTTTGGGGTTAACGGGTGCTGCGGCGGTAGCTGCGGTTTCGCTTCTTCTCCCATCCGCGGACAATGACAAGACAACTCCACGGAAATCCGTAACTCAGCTAACCGTGCCAAAGCCGGCGGAGGAGCAGAAATTAAAGCAAAGCATGCTGAAACGGGATATGACCGCAACCGAACGGTTATCTCGGATGGACGCTCGGGGGCATCTTCGTTCGCTTGCGGCAAGCTCTCCCGGCAGCATAGGTGACAAGCTGCAAGATGCCGCGCAGAAATTGCAGAAGGATCATAAGCATTTTCAGGCGATCCTCTGGTACGATGCCACAAAAGGGCAAACCC
This region includes:
- a CDS encoding TerC family protein, with product MEHLLLLSEILIINLVLSGDNAVVIAMASKNLPLKQRKRAVWWGALGAILLRCVLTWVAVLLLKIPFIHAAGGVLLAAIAVKLLLPQEEHSRVAGASSLWKAVQTILAADFIMSLDNVLAIAALAEGDVSILVIGIAISIPIVVWGSNLIADWLQRLPLLVYAGAGILGYTAGEMLLQDPQLGPALAAAAPALARVVPAGTAAVVIMFGWLRKCNAGRG
- a CDS encoding LCP family protein → MSSNRSGLPPRGQSQRGSTKGAKAGSTRKRKSGGLKRFFKTVLTLLILGVIGVGLYAGYLFYTADQVIDATGTPDKVAPEKSAKVKPITMLLLGTDYRPQTGTHLSDVMMVIAMNPDTKSATVVSLPRDTKLELDGYKTNKLNAYYPNFLAAEKKTGIPATQEMKTMMGKFFGINIDYVTVLNFQGFRDVVDALGGVDVNVDADMCYRDTADGTNINLKKGEQHLNGEDALGYVRYRKSNCKPQTKGSDDFDRNRRQNEVLHALIDQAKSLNGVMGAGKVIESVGKNMETDLESQQMKNIIQAYWNISKENVAFVPVTGDWKSPYVYLHQDELEAAKQALKDQLAGKASSAQANSGETDDGQVN
- a CDS encoding lytic transglycosylase domain-containing protein; the encoded protein is MQIDPRTVEQLIQLQSLNPLNLQQSSSERVTGDTDGSLFDILLQELMLAEQGEKSSPETESNADTQSLLASLQGYLYSAGIDSGESLDGVFAEMLPNYLTAAAAETVGDVPGQESEGIADLQSLIAQASARYGVPESLIKAVIATESSFNPQAVSSAGAKGLMQLMDATAKGLGVSDPFDPAQNIDGGTKYLSYQIHRYGGDIKTALAAYNAGPGRLQRLGISNDEQLMEKFHLLPQETQGYIAKIMRAQAKYEA
- a CDS encoding YlaH-like family protein — encoded protein: MQAWFASHPIISYVLIFVLIIYVYNKVFRAQQKLPLFKEIILYLLMALGSFLLLIFQIDKLPIIQCLLVAVVLMLMVRIRYFVEGRRNKENKTGSPSSDKSA
- the thiI gene encoding tRNA uracil 4-sulfurtransferase ThiI → MEYDMLLLRFGEITLKGRNRSRFEKVIHNHVKALMHDFPRAEVIKEYGRIFIAINGEPLEPMIAALKNVFGVTSMSPIKVVPSRLEDILQTAVDFIKELGPAPGTKFKVTARRIWKPFPHSSQEMNKLVSNPILNACPELRVDVHHPELELRVEIREQGTYLFCEVIPGAGGFPLGSNGKAMLLLSGGIDSPVAGWSALRRGLEIECVHFHSYPFTSKKAEQKVIDLANVLAQYSGFIKLHLVPFTEIQTKLAQTGQDNLIITMMRRAMLRIATKLAERNGALALVTGDSLGQVASQTLSSMNAIGRVTNLPILRPLVMTDKVDIIAMAQQIGTYDLSILPYEDCCTLFVPKSPATNPNLRVLENVERSLENLDEMIDKAVEDTETIFIRPGRSIKRRDNADNVVQESWF
- the typA gene encoding translational GTPase TypA — its product is MHDRKQIRNIAIIAHVDHGKTTLVDKLLQQSGIFRENEAVQERAMDSNDLERERGITILAKNTAITYKDYLINIVDTPGHADFGGEVERIMKMVDGVLLVVDAYEGCMPQTKFVLRKALEHHLTPIVVVNKIDRPAARPAEVIDEVLDLFIELEASEDQLDFPVVYASALNGTSSLDPEKQDDNMLALYETIIDHIPAPTENVDEPLQFLVTLMDYNEYLGRIAIGRVNRGVIRQGQSVAVMTRDGGKKTARIEKLFGFQGLRRVEIEEAGAGDIVAVAGIKDINIGETIADPNHPEALPVLKIDEPTLQMTFLVNNSPFAGREGKWVTSRKLRERLFKELETDVSLRVDETDSPDAFIVSGRGELHLGILIENMRREGYELQVSKPEVIVREIDGVKMEPIERLLIDVPEESMGAVMESLGSRKAEMVNMVNNGNGQVRLEFLIPARGLIGYRTHFLTLTRGYGVMNHAFDSYGPFVGGQVGGRHEGVLVSSENGVSTLYGILSIEDRGILFVEPGTEVYEGMIVGEHTRDNDIVVNICKEKQLTNVRSATKDETVKMKTPRLFSLEQALEYLNDDEYCEITPKSVRLRKKILNKSERERAEKHRKMAEANL
- a CDS encoding TerC family protein, with translation MAARKLPHSVQKKAILYGTIGAVVLRIAATLIVVWLLQIPWLLAVGGLMLVFIAYKVLADEGGHDNIEAKDKLWPAIRTIIIADAAMGLDNVIAVAGASKQHMVLVVIGLLISVPIVVWGSTLFIKLLDKFPWIAYLGAAVLAYTAANMITEERHFAHFFEENPSLRYLLIAIVIAGVLLAGYMKKRQQRKETEGAQTHPATR
- a CDS encoding cysteine desulfurase family protein — protein: MIYFDHAATTPPYEDVTKTVAEVMARHYGNPSSLHRLGEESAKLLDKAREVSAAALGVQSREIVFTGGATESNNMAIKGVALQFTERGKHLITTATEHPSVFESVKQLATWGWETTILPVDEDGGVTVEQVREALRPDTVLVSVMHVNNETGTVQPVGEIGRMLKAVAPRVLFHVDGVQGFGKLPLSLADSGIDLYSLSAHKLRGPKGVGLLYVREGLRLAPLLAGGGQEGGYRSGTENIPYIVAFAKALRLAKEGRETRAAKLYGLRERLMHGLAELPELTINSPAQGAPHIVHFSYPGMKAEALLHMLEEEGFFVSTRSACSSKRSEPSRILLAMGKSKEVASSGIRISLGEEHEERDIDALLAALKQCVKRLQVLR